ttaaattttttaacaaattccgtcaaatgccacgtcagcgacacgtgtcgccaataagatggcgacacatgtccaccgtaataaaaaaatataaatttattaaaaaataaataaaaatacttatttttttttaaaaaaaaaacaaaaaaaaaaaatcaaaaaaataaaaccttaaggagccggccacccccaaagctGGGggcgcgcgccacccccagtggccgcaggggtggtgcgcggccacccctggatcttccaggggtggccctccccagtggctgggggcggccccttcagcttttttttttttaatttttttttaaaaaaaaacaagtatttttattttttttaataaatttatatttttttattacagtggacacgtgtcgccatcttattggcgacgcgtgtcgctgacgtggcatttgacgaaatctattaaaaaatttaacagaatttgacgccagggatcgatttgtaattattgcatatcacgaggacctcccatgaactttttaaactatagggagtgaaaaataattatggtataccacagggagcaacggtgcaattatccctaattttttttattcttctttaaaTTAGACTATAAGATATAGGTTGCTGACTCGTTATGTAAATTGAAAGACATTGACCAACAGGCAAAAATGTGTTATGTCATTTTTATCAAATCTAAGTCATTTGACCTATAATCAAAGAGCtcaatttgaaatttatgtCCACTGCCCTCATCAACCATATCTAAGTACCAAAACCTCTTCAAGAGTAAATTTCTTTGAGAAAGCAGGAAGaaaatatctgaaaataaatataagaaatactAATATGGGACTGAAAAAGTAATTCTGCATGATATGTAAAAAGAAAGATCATGTTCAGAACCCTTGTACATCTCCTTTAATCTTAAAATTCTCCCATTATTGCTCCAAAGGAGAATGAATATTTCACAAAACATCATTTGACAAGATGCAAAAATATATTGTCTCAGCACATCTATGCTGCTTGAAACACACTTGTAACTGAAATATAGAGATGGTCATTGTCAACATCTGTCCTGCTCTTCAAATGCTTGATAGAAACTAGGGTCTCCATGTAAGTAACCAATTTTGTCCAGCCTGTTACTCCATAACCAATTAGCAAATTACTCATTTCTTTGGTCAAGGGGTCATACAAGACCAGCTGTTCGTCATCTTTTACCAAGAACATAGTTTCATTCTTCCAGAATCCTAATGGTCGTTCAATTTCTTTAAACGGTCCAATAGTGAAAAGCTTAGTCCAGGAGTCCTTAACACCAACTTCAAGCAACAACCATATATCAAAGAAACTCTCCCACATGTGGGCGTCCCAGTCACCATTTGGTCCATCTCCAACCAGGATAGTAACTGCCATAGCAATAGATTCATTCAACAAGAAAAAGTCTCTCTCACTATTCAAACCATCAACCATCAAAACATCTGGCAGCCATGTTTTTAGGAATACCTCATTGCTCATGTCAAATGACAAAACACCCTTCCAATCATCAACACGTGCGTCCCAAGAAGCCATCCCATTGACGTATGTGTTCAAGCCACAGATATAAGGATTTAAAGCACAACACATGGGGCTATCGCCTCGTCTCCAAGAATCGGCACTTAAGGTATATACCTCACTTTGGATTTCACTTGAGATTGAGTTAAAGACGTGAAAGGGATAAAGAAGTTTGATTATCTTGTAGTCATTAGTTTTGGCATCAAAACCAAATTCGATACATTCAACTCCGATGAAGTAGCGGGACAGGTTAAGGACAATCTTTGTTTCTTTAGTTGCAGGTTCCATATAACAACCTTGAAATTATGTAATGACTTGTCCTGGAGACAAACAAGACCATTGCAAGAACCCACGATAGAAATACTACCCTTGTCGATCCCAAAAACCGATGGAGGTGCAGGTTGTGTGTGGGATAGTTGGAGCGTTTCATGAGAAAGCGTGGATACAACAAAATCGTTAGTGATTTTGTCGTGCATTCTAAGGAGGATGTttctgttgttgttgttgtgttgGAGGTGTTTTGTTATGAAGTTTTGGTGAGTAATGAGAGCGTACCAGGATTTGGAGACGCACTTGAATCGCAATAGAGAGACGATCGGAAGCCATACCAGAATCTCTGTCACCAAGTCTTCCGGCAATTCCTTGGCCATCAACTTCGGATTTCTGTGTTGCTTGGTTAAAGAATTTGATGCCCAACAAACGCAGAGATGATGAATTAGCAGGGTTaggggtttttttctttttcttttgaaaaagatgGGATTTTGGGAAAGTAATCGGAATAGGTTTCTGAAGGACTGCTGAATGAAGGCCACGTGTTGTAGTCTTTTGATGTTGTCGTTGACTTTTCATTCAATTTACCGTGGTTTTCCATGTTCTTCTAGAAtactgtaattttatttttgaaggaagaatactgtagtttttttaatggAAGGGGATCGACTATACCCAGAAAATTACAGAACTGTGAGGAGGAATATTTGACCCTTTATGTGTCAAGCTTTCAATTACAATTTCTGTTCGTTGGAGATTAGGaaaactgtatttttttttgttaataatacTCAATTTTTATCTTTGGCagataaaattcaaaagaggtaaaaaatacattttgcTAAGTGAATAGTAATTGTTATTCACtattagggatgtaatcgagctgAGTCGAGCCAAATCgagttttaagattttaagattagctcatttatgagtcgagcttaaATAGTCGAGTTCGAATTCGACCCAAGCTATAAAATGAATGTTCAAGCTTGATTTGTTTAAAACTCAGGCGAGCTCGAGCttgttgaaaatgacattcgagccaaGCCGAGtcgggttactcgacaagctcgactcaactagagctcgaggtaggctattaaatttttcaatgtgtgcTCAAAGCAGAGTTTAAGCCTGAGTTTGTGAATAATCTCCATACTAACTAtcaataacttaatatgttagtttaacatactaaatactgTTATCAAAGTatcataattaatatgtaataaaatatttactcagctagtatactatatgcttatttatatatatacaaaaaatatcgAATAATATATAGTCAATTACATTTACTTAATATAtcttaattaactagataatatgttagtttataaactaactaattagtatgttaactaatacgcACACAtacaaatattaagtaacatatataatatatattacttaattactaatatacaagcttaaatttatataactcatttttagtaatatataagacATGTGAACGAGTTAACGAGTCGGACTAACGAACCGGGCGAGCGATCCGATCAAACTTTAAACAAGCCGAGCTtaggtatgtatcacttactaatcgagcgggatTCTACAGTAACGAGCAAGTTTCTATAGTATTGAACTTGAGTTCagatcgggctaaaccgagcaGGTATTAAGCGGGTTGTCGAACGAATTTGTTTATTTACATCTCTATTCAATGTAGCacataataagaataaaatattatttttcttgttgaaGAAAGAGTTTCGAATTGTTTGCTctttatatttttacttttatctttatttttaaaacattaaaaattattattttaaaaaagtagaaagtaaaataaaaaatctattaaagtttatattgaaaaattagtaattaaaataaaaaatatgtcttttaaataactaaaataactaTTATTGTTGGAGATGCATGAGGATCAATCATATCCAATACTAGTTATAAATGACAATTTTCTtgtgtatattttcttttactcaGCACATCAATTACAGTTTAACAGGAACATGttatttacaattaaaaaaaaaaaattattaaaattttttaaaaaaataaaaggacgCCATTGAATCTACATTAAAAGCTACAACTTTGTTCAAGAAGCACAATTCTTGTATTGCTTTCAAAATTCACCTAAAAATTTCTGATTAGAACTTAATGTAATTATTTGTTCGGATTGAGAGAATTTATGCAGGTGATTATGAGGGACCGCTTATGAAACTTATCTGACAAGATAAATAATTGAgcagtctaatttttatttgatcaaataGGTCCCATAAGTGATATTTCACAATTAATTacttaaattctctcaaatttaaacaaataactaTAAAGCATCCtaatccaaaaatttcaaaacactTCACAAAACTAGCAAAAAATGGAAGCACCCTTTGGCTGCAGCCTACAGAACACAATCCAAGGATATTTTATTGAATATGCTTAAAGAAACCCCTCAAAAATCAAACAGATTTCCAATTGTCCTAAACAAtcgagaaaataattaatttattgataAACATTATCTTTTTGCAAGATCATATCTTGTTGTCAAATAAGTAATACATTTGTTCTTTTTGATTAAGATAATTTTAACACCCTTTTGCTTTATTCTCTCTCATACTTAAACCTTCGCTGTTTTTTCTCTCATTCTAGCCGCCAAAGGGAGGGGAGCGGAAAGATCTCATCTTTTCCCTCCTCGTCTTCTTACCTTCATGTATCTTTTACCTTTTGCTGTTGTTTGTCTAGATATTTCTCTAATCTTATTTACCTCTCTCGAGGTTTTATCTGTCGTCCAGTACAACTTATCCCACCCAAAATCGCAACCTTAGCGTCATGGCTCCTCCACCTTGTTAGTCTCTTTCTCCGTCACATTTTCTGTCTTCTACTTTGCGTCAGTAGTTGACTTTGTCAAAGTTCTCAAATATGGTTTTCTAAAAGCTAGATCTACATTCCTCTGACAATCCCTGCCATCCACGCGCCACTCCACCACAACCTCTGGTGCTCCAGCTCCTCGTAGCTGCCGATCGTTTCTCCATATGCCTTCCACGCACCAGCTCACTTGCAGCTCTCCTCCGCTCAGCTAGACGCTGaagttgctatttttttttggtgttttagatgtttgtttgtttttgtcattttatgttACATGAGTTATTGTCTCCCTTTAAGAGAAACTTTTGTAACTAGATTTGTATGTGTTTGTGCCTCTCTTCTGCGGTCCTTGATTCAAACAACAATACTTTTACCCCTTAAACCTCATTCTGCTAGTTGTTGTTGTTCCCAAGTAAATATTCAAATAGGTTAGCCTTAATATGTGCCCTTTTAGTTTCTATAACTGCCATGTGTGGCCCTTGAAAAGAACTGAGTCACTTGTTTGACTCATTTcttattatttgtaattatttcagcACTATTTTAGTTTGTTTTAAGTCTATTGTTGAAAaacacaccttttttttttttttttttcttttttttcttttttttttttcgtttataaGATCATTCACTCATTCCTTTCAGATCAGGAGTGAGAATGACTCTCCCTTGTAAcctttccttattcaattaaaaagaaaaaaaagaaaaagaaaagaaaaaagaaagaagaagtaataCATTTGTTTAAAGTGCACAAAACATTATAATTGCAATGTGACGAAGAGGATACTCTTTTGTGGGTTTCATACACATGGTATTTGTTCCTAGCCATCAACATCATACTCTTGTTCTACAGCCATCGACGCACACTGACAGTGGAGgcatgtgtttttttcttttaataattaatttacacATTCTGTGAAGAAGGGGCAGAATATTAAGTTTAATTCTAACATGGTATACATGTGTGCacaactttattcataaaaatgaAACAGAAATCTTGAGAGTTTGACAGGAAGAACTTTGAAATGAAAAACATCCGTATGGGTCCACAATAAATATTTGTAGAAAGAATATCAGGAAAATAGTTGAAAACTTGAAATGCTGAATTGCCTTAGCTACCACCTGAGTCCTCAATCAATAGGCTTCTGACTTTCTTACTTTCTTTCCTATGAGAGCAAGGACGATCCTTCATGATCAAAATGATTTTTCcttctgttggtacagtttccggtatggtgtgaatctgcacgttcctttgatatttttcacgcttctcaataactctgcaaaacaacaaaacctagggacccttccgggggtcccgctccgatgcctaagttagcttctgtgagaaaataatgctctatgcataaaattgagtcttagtttatacctggggtatgagcttatttataggcatagatgtggagtcaaacctggattaggacttctgctccttgttgatctagaactgctgtccgagttctaattggacttcaatcctttactagacttctaattggatatcttcttagacttctaatctgatatcttcttagacttctgatctgacatcttcttagacttctgatctgatatcttcttagacctctgatatgatcattattcttatcttatcattattcttatctgtttggacctatttgacttttgaatcttctctttggatcgggttgagtgggatttatccccaacagttaccccccaattcccttatccgaagcttgcttgaataatgggaattccatgtctaaggaaacccgatctttgtctccttctgaaaacctgctaacctgcaaaacctgagagTTAAATCTTaaccccccattaccttcttgtttttccttagggttttctccctgtctcttgaaaaacctgcaaaacccgagggttaaatccgacccccctggctctctttatttctctctctcggcaaggattgatccgagaatgctttcttcttgctctcggttaggattgatccgagaagtttcttcttgctctcggctaggactgatccgagaggctccttctcggcaaggactgatccgagaagttgttcttgctctcggctaggactgatccgagaggctccttctcggcaaggactgatccgagaagttgttcttgctctcggctaggactgatccgagaggctccttctcggcaaggactgatccgagaagttgttcttgctctcggctaggactgatccgagaggctccttctcggcaaggactgatccgagaagttgttcttgctctcggctaggactgatccgagagactccttctcggcaaggactgatccgagaagttgttcttgctctcggctaggactgatccgagaggctccttctcggctaggactgatccgagaagtttttcttgctcttggctaggactgatccgagaggctccttctcggcaaggactgatccgagaagttgttcttgctctcggctaggactgatccgagagttttgcctgcaaaagaagcaacatcaacgggttcccggtccctagaccgggaacactccgatgcttaagtcagctttattcatttattctgaaaatgcttattcccaaaatctggggaattttctgtctagtctgaattaaaaataaaagtctagttctttgcaaatataaatactaaaaaataaaagcaagcctgaaattcccgagagtcatttttatgggatcacgggcatatactgttgttgcctcggctctctatgctaTGGGCTTttgcttcttcggtcctctcttctttctatgtcatctcggggagcattctcttgatgcctttcgtctagctgaggacggtctcggggatagtaatcccgtggctgttgatctcggggctgatagtcctgatgattccgaggcctgttatttcctggatggttccgtcgctctcccaagaaccgaactagcttgccattctttatgaattcttctattaacaaccttagggttacgcacccctcggtgtaatgacctgcttgtttatggaaatcacaatacttccctgcattcctataaggaggattacctggtatcttttgcggttcccgaaacgccggatctctcttgatctccatgaggacttctgatatctcggcattgagaggtgtaaagttgtaatctttgaacttctttacctgcctctgctcttcccaatcagctttcttgaattctttccttttcttttctggggctgtctctcggggtagtctagaactggccatagacttcagcgtctcttcctgattgatgaattcttctaccttatccatgaggccctgcaaggtactcggttgcttccggatcaacttcttcatcaaaggctcctcgggtgaaattccctgataaatggcagcaaagatcatatcctcggtcggatcttcgaccgtagccttctctcggttgaaccgagccataaactccttaagactctcattgccctgctggtgcaatgatagcaaatatcccgaaggcttcttccttgtccggaaagccaagaactccgttaggaatatcttggacaattccttgaactgatcaacggaattcgggagcagcttcctgaaccagtctcgggcattccccgcaagagtaagagggaaggcccgacatgctacttcatcaggtgtcccgtgaaggtctagatgagctttgaaattctctaggtgatccaagggatctctgtctcctgcataacttagaatttggggtaccttaaacttatcgggaagctgatagtttgccacccgtctggtgaagggtgagtctgtacccattaggagcttgtccaccattacggatctgcttttgtcctttctttccatctccatgtacgtgcaccttctctccagttcggcaataattctgctcagatctccttggcggtcatcctccctccgaggattagtgttgctgttatgatcttcttcctctcgcTCATCCTTGTTCATCTTGGGATTGGGCTGTTCCGGCCTCCTGCGCAGCAACTcggcattccgctgtgttaaggattcaatctgggcttccaacgctgctatgcgatcttgatctccaccccccggaggagggttcggtggaggctgctgattattctgaataactggctccattcggactatgggctctcggttggtctggcttccggaacgtgtgttcatcaccatgctggatcttctttttcttttatgaggaacgaataatcgtttcccacagacggcgccaaactgttggtacaccttcaatctttcatttttcactttgaTCATCAACTCTTGGTGTAAGGAATCTTTGGATATTCTGTCAGTTAtcagtaaaatattttttattttgtaaaaga
This DNA window, taken from Alnus glutinosa chromosome 5, dhAlnGlut1.1, whole genome shotgun sequence, encodes the following:
- the LOC133868912 gene encoding F-box/kelch-repeat protein At3g06240-like, coding for MEPATKETKIVLNLSRYFIGVECIEFGFDAKTNDYKIIKLLYPFHVFNSISSEIQSEVYTLSADSWRRGDSPMCCALNPYICGLNTYVNGMASWDARVDDWKGVLSFDMSNEVFLKTWLPDVLMVDGLNSERDFFLLNESIAMAVTILVGDGPNGDWDAHMWESFFDIWLLLEVGVKDSWTKLFTIGPFKEIERPLGFWKNETMFLVKDDEQLVLYDPLTKEMSNLLIGYGVTGWTKLVTYMETLVSIKHLKSRTDVDNDHLYISVTSVFQAA